Proteins encoded by one window of Portunus trituberculatus isolate SZX2019 chromosome 27, ASM1759143v1, whole genome shotgun sequence:
- the LOC123509631 gene encoding enhancer of mRNA-decapping protein 4-like isoform X2, whose protein sequence is MESAGYEESVGCRQAILSNNQTTQTISFGASEERWSSVVVGSEVQVEVGATNHTSGSSAITTRNISNYSWDHHYLSGSLVAQHSSGNYVAYAIRAPQKTSGMVRIINNKTGDRGLVRNIRGMVRDLAFAHITNRIILAFTDQFGTLYVCEVTDTSSGTSLNTEILVEVASNSNEASDHHRVIWCPYIPDEQAGGEEGDEPAHLLVLTHGPCAEIWNISVVLREHGGGQLRREQVASGYQLMEQHSAPITDAAFSPDGTALATAALDGYVKFFQVYMADEEKSPRCLHQWNPHDGKPLSALFFLDDHKHHSPDVQFWKYAVTGACNNSELRVWSCESWQCHQTLRFVPALQDPPQTPLIFKATMDPSANFLLLSDIHRRVMYVVVVYQDENSGGGGGGGGGGNSISGGIGGGNCCVGKSSGGGGVGGSAQLVSVSELPVQYPALFLSITDAAWKPYKLWKHDHMHDAAQNAHDEEDMESLDMVDGVVLRCVLINTVSLQEATLRFKPDIPLTGPPTHHHDLSVSRDSINVRDGLTDLSLSTSEVDTNVSREREDREEEQPPPPPPPPDALTSPQSSSLSSQHNTPASTQPPMNLLTPDSFSSPRRPEDSDLPEEDNEEGSVSSKVTPNKFDVPYAPDFENAALSLLLRCGSGTLMQSSDSESSSSLKILGSVVAGSSTTPPATALPPPSTTPHPVPLQDHEVPIATAEVVVPSSGGVGRTGASTTSSPSLEVQQILHSQNGKSEEFADEDDEDPRARDEAGMAEDEEEGDDDDEEEEEEEEEGEEEEDEPEAHRQPPSSHSHPPPPPPPDHQALPQPLSSSIVKPPTSLPQPPASVIVKPKPPTSLPQPPTQPPSSLPQPPLPLPEQSPPLPSKTPTSGQQSSPSSLPRPPPSSLPQVPPSSLPQSLPSSLPQTGSSVPQPLNTLAQLTQKQAGMHSHEVDLPKAPTQPLDLFASVRGLPTQLTCAQLEAEIKAGTVSPETSTSPAAMTHQSNSAQIKNEKGFNSVGHPSGSPAADQLNGPVTPSVTPDDVAQLRTLMMGCVSISREQGQVAVSQVRSLASKMDKTLHHLTQLTKQVEEVKSAQSQIQMELPRALAAALRPVVEGTLRNELRTVVLPGVVKSLEPLSSHLTQEVHSLTKNSEGQVLDSLTKVIHSRSFIDGIVGSVGTAVASTVQSSCRDAYNKLLLPGLNALTQQIFAQVNENFSRGTREYLQNLENEVQGGRTAVQENMGKVSQSLTSACSTLSSHSKSLQDNVNKLVSQQNTLSDTLTERIRGLVREEVTHILQEHQASLDACSRAHTPAPTPHAHNPKVAQQQVQGLISQGQFNTAFKQALSASDLSLVMFVCERVNPQQVFNMTPCPLSQDVLLSLVNQLSYDLTVFTDLKLKYLEEAIMNLDSSHPVTREHMRSVLQGFQRNMNMYLMTHPNNKKVKMLLMAVNHLVTS, encoded by the exons ATGGAGTCAGCTGGATATGAGGAAAGTGTTGGATGCCGCCAGGCTATCCTGAGCAACAACCAAACCACCCAGACCAT TTCATTCGGTGCCAGTGAGGAGAGGTggagcagtgtggtggtggggtcTGAGGTGCAGGTGGAAGTGGGCGCCACAAACCACACCTCCGGTTCCTCGGCAATCACCACCCGCAACATCAGCAATTACTCCTGGGACCACCACTACCTGTCTGGCAGCCTGGTGGCCCAGCATTCCTCAGGCAACTATGTGGCCTATGCCATCAGGG CTCCCCAGAAGACCAGCGGCATGGTGcgcatcatcaacaacaagacCGGGGACCGTGGCCTCGTCAGGAACATCAGAGGGATGGTGCGAGACCTTGCCTTTGCCCACATTACCAACCGCATCATCCTGGCCTTTACTGACCAGTTTGGGACACTTTATGTATGTGAGGTCACAGACACTTCCAGTGGCACTTCACTCAA CACTGAGATCCTGGTGGAGGTGGCCAGCAACAGCAATGAGGCCAGTGACCACCACCGTGTGATCTGGTGCCCATACATCCCTGATGAACAGgctgggggagaggagggggatgagCCAGCTCACCTCTTAGTGCTGACTCATGGCCCTTGT GCTGAGATCTGGAACATCAGCGTGGTGCTGCGGGAGCACGGGGGGGGGCAGCTGCGGCGTGAGCAAGTCGCCTCAGGTTACCAGCTGATGGAGCAGCACTCGGCCCCAATCACTGATGCTGCCTTCAGTCCAGATGGCACAGCATTGGCCACTGCTGCTCTTGACGGCTATGTCAAGTTCTTCCAG GTGTACATGGCTGATGAAGAGAAATCACCGCGCTGCCTGCACCAGTGGAATCCTCATGATGGGAAGCCCCTCTCAGCACTGTTCTTCCTGGATGATCACAAGCATCACAGTCCTGA TGTACAGTTCTGGAAGTATGCTGTCACGGGCGCCTGCAACAATTCAGAGCTGCGCGTGTGGTCCTGTGAGTCATGGCAGTGCCACCAGACGCTGCGCTTTGTGCCGGCACTGCAGGACCCGCCACAGACGCCCCTGATATTCAAAGCCACCATGGATCCCTCAGCCAACTTCCTGCTGCTCTCGGACATTCACCGCAGG GTGAtgtatgtagtggtggtgtaccaggatgaaaacagtggtggaggagggggagggggaggagggggaaatagTATTAGTGGAGGTATTGGTGGAGGGAATTGCTGTGTAGGgaagagcagtggtggtggaggggtggggGGCAGTGCACAGCTGGTGTCGGTGTCGGAGCTGCCAGTGCAGTACCCAGCACTGTTCCTCTCCATCACGGATGCTGCCTGGAAGCCTTACAAGCTGTGGAAGCACGACCACATGCATGATGCTGCTCAAAATGCTCATG ATGAGGAGGACATGGAGAGCCTGGACATGGTGGATGGCGTGGTGCTGCGGTGTGTCCTCATCAACACTGTGTCCCTGCAGGAAGCTACCCTCAGATTCAAGCCAGACATCCCCCTCACTGGgcctcccacacaccaccatgACCTTAGTGTGTCCCGGGACTCTATAA ACGTGCGTGATGGCTTGACAGACTTAAGCCTGAGCACATCTGAGGTGGACACAAATGTaagtagggagagggaggacagggaggaagagcagccacctccccctccacctcctccagatgccctcacctcccctcagaGCTCCAGTCTCTCCTCTCAGCACAACACTCCGGCATCCACCCAG CCTCCCATGAACCTGCTCACACCAGACTCCTTCAGCTCTCCTAGACGGCCGGAGGATTCAGACCTTCCTGAGGAGGACAATGAGGAAGGCTCTGTGTCTAGCAAG GTCACACCCAACAAGTTTGATGTGCCGTACGCACCAGACTTTGAGAATGCCGCTCTGTCTCTGCTGCTGCGGTGTGGATCAGGAACCCTCATGCAGAGCAGCGACtcagagagcagcagcagcctcaAGATCCTTGGTTCTGTGGTGGCCGGCTCCTCCACTACCCCTCCAGCAACtgctctcccccctccctccactaCCCCTCATCCTGTCCCTCTGCAG GATCATGAAGTCCCCATTGCCACTGCTGAGGTAGTGGTGCCAAGTAGTGGGGGTGTGGGTCGCACAGGTGccagcaccacctcctccccatccctggAAGTACAACAGATCCTGCACTCCCAGAATG GGAAGAGTGAGGAGTTTGCAGATGAGGATGACGAGGACCCAAGAGCCAGGGATGAGGCTGGTATGgcagaagacgaagaggaaggagatgatgatgatgaagaggaggaggaggaggaggaagaaggagaagaggaggaagatgagcctGAAGCACACCggcaacctccctcctcccatagccatccaccaccaccaccaccaccagaccacCAAGCCTTGCCTcagcctctttcctcctccattgtcaAGCCCCCGACATCCTTGCCTCAGCCACCTGCATCAGTCATAGTCAAACCAAAACCTCCTACATCCCtcccacagccaccaacacagcccccatcctcccttccccaACCTCCACTGCCCTTACCAGAGCAGTCTCCTCCCTTACCCTCAAAGACACCAACATCCGGGCAGCAgtcctctccttcctcgctgccacggccaccaccatcatccttaCCACAGGTGCCTCCCTCATCCCTGCCACAGAGCCtgccctcatctctccctcagaCAGGCTCCTCGGTGCCACAACCTCTCAACACCCTGGCTCAGCTGActcagaagcaggcaggaatgCATAGTCATGAGGTGGATCTCCCCAAAGCCCCTACACAGCCACTGGATCT GTTTGCGTCAGTGCGTGGTCTCCCCACACAGCTGACGTGTGCCCAGCTAGAAGCGGAGATCAAAGCTGGAACTGTCAGCCCAGAAACTTCAACTTCCCCTGCTGCCATGACACACCAGAG CAACTCAGCGCAGATCAAGAATGAAAAAGGCTTCAATTCTGTAGGCCACCCATCAGGCTCCCCAGCTGCTGACCAACTCAATGGTCCTGTGACACCATC TGTGACGCCTGATGATGTGGCTCAACTTCGCACTCTAATGATGGGCTGTGTGAGCATTAGCCGAGAGCAGGGCCAGGTAGCTGTCTCCCAGGTGCGCTCCCTCGCCTCCAAGATGGATAAGACACTCCATCACCTGACGCAACTGACCAAGCA ggtggaggaagtgaagtcAGCTCAGTCACAGATTCAGATGGAGCTTCCCCGGGCACTGGCTGCTGCACTGCGGCCTGTGGTGGAGGGCACACTGAGGAATGAGCTGAGGACAGTGGTGCTTCCAG GTGTGGTGAAGAGCTTGGAGCCCCTCAGCTCTCATCTCACACAGGAGGTGCATTCACTCACCAAGAACAGTGAAGGGCAGGTTCTGGATAGCCTCACTAAAGTCATTCACTCAAGG TCTTTCATTGATGGCATCGTGGGCTCTGTGGGGACGGCTGTGGCATCGACTGTGCAGAGCTCCTGCCGTGATGCTTACAACAAGCTGCTACTGCCTGGCCTTAATGCTCTCACACAGCAGATCTTTGCACAAGTCAATGAAAACTTCAGCCGAGGCACTAGAGAGT ATCTACAGAACCTAGAGAATGAGGTGCAGGGCGGCCGGACAGCAGTACAGGAGAACATGGGGAAGGTGTCACAGTCCCTGACTTCAGCGTGCAGCACTCTTTCCTCCCACTCCAAGTCTCTACAAGACAATGTCAACAAGCTTGTGTCTCAGCAAAACAC GTTGTCTGACACCCTAACTGAGAGGATACGAGGGCTGGTACGAGAGGAAGTGACCCACATCCTGCAAGAACACCAGGCCAGCCTGGATGCCTGTAGCCGTGCCCACACTCCAGCCCCCACGCCTCACGCCCACAACCCAAAGGTGGctcagcagcaggtgcagggaCTTATCTCCCAGGGACAGTTCAACACTGCCTTCaagcag gCCCTCTCTGCCTCGGATCTGAGTCTTGTCATGTTTGTCTGTGAACGTGTCAACCCGCAGCAGGTATTCAACATGACGCCATGTCCTCTGAGTCAGGATGTGCTCCTCTCTCTTGTCAACCAACTCTCTTATGACCTCACTGTCTTCACTGACCTCAAACTCAA GTATCTGGAGGAGGCCATCATGAACCTGGACTCCTCCCACCCAGTGACACGGGAACACATGCGCTCTGTGTTGCAAGGCTTCCAGCGCAATATGAACATGTACCTCATGACTCACCCCAACAACAAAAAGGTCAAAATGCTGCTGATGGCTGTGAACCACTTGGTCACCTCATAG
- the LOC123509631 gene encoding enhancer of mRNA-decapping protein 4-like isoform X1 encodes MESAGYEESVGCRQAILSNNQTTQTISFGASEERWSSVVVGSEVQVEVGATNHTSGSSAITTRNISNYSWDHHYLSGSLVAQHSSGNYVAYAIRAPQKTSGMVRIINNKTGDRGLVRNIRGMVRDLAFAHITNRIILAFTDQFGTLYVCEVTDTSSGTSLNTEILVEVASNSNEASDHHRVIWCPYIPDEQAGGEEGDEPAHLLVLTHGPCAEIWNISVVLREHGGGQLRREQVASGYQLMEQHSAPITDAAFSPDGTALATAALDGYVKFFQVYMADEEKSPRCLHQWNPHDGKPLSALFFLDDHKHHSPDVQFWKYAVTGACNNSELRVWSCESWQCHQTLRFVPALQDPPQTPLIFKATMDPSANFLLLSDIHRRVMYVVVVYQDENSGGGGGGGGGGNSISGGIGGGNCCVGKSSGGGGVGGSAQLVSVSELPVQYPALFLSITDAAWKPYKLWKHDHMHDAAQNAHDEEDMESLDMVDGVVLRCVLINTVSLQEATLRFKPDIPLTGPPTHHHDLSVSRDSINVRDGLTDLSLSTSEVDTNVSREREDREEEQPPPPPPPPDALTSPQSSSLSSQHNTPASTQPPMNLLTPDSFSSPRRPEDSDLPEEDNEEGSVSSKVTPNKFDVPYAPDFENAALSLLLRCGSGTLMQSSDSESSSSLKILGSVVAGSSTTPPATALPPPSTTPHPVPLQDHEVPIATAEVVVPSSGGVGRTGASTTSSPSLEVQQILHSQNGKSEEFADEDDEDPRARDEAGMAEDEEEGDDDDEEEEEEEEEGEEEEDEPEAHRQPPSSHSHPPPPPPPDHQALPQPLSSSIVKPPTSLPQPPASVIVKPKPPTSLPQPPTQPPSSLPQPPLPLPEQSPPLPSKTPTSGQQSSPSSLPRPPPSSLPQVPPSSLPQSLPSSLPQTGSSVPQPLNTLAQLTQKQAGMHSHEVDLPKAPTQPLDLFASVRGLPTQLTCAQLEAEIKAGTVSPETSTSPAAMTHQSNSAQIKNEKGFNSVGHPSGSPAADQLNGPVTPSVTPDDVAQLRTLMMGCVSISREQGQVAVSQVRSLASKMDKTLHHLTQLTKQLDLSLVRVEEVKSAQSQIQMELPRALAAALRPVVEGTLRNELRTVVLPGVVKSLEPLSSHLTQEVHSLTKNSEGQVLDSLTKVIHSRSFIDGIVGSVGTAVASTVQSSCRDAYNKLLLPGLNALTQQIFAQVNENFSRGTREYLQNLENEVQGGRTAVQENMGKVSQSLTSACSTLSSHSKSLQDNVNKLVSQQNTLSDTLTERIRGLVREEVTHILQEHQASLDACSRAHTPAPTPHAHNPKVAQQQVQGLISQGQFNTAFKQALSASDLSLVMFVCERVNPQQVFNMTPCPLSQDVLLSLVNQLSYDLTVFTDLKLKYLEEAIMNLDSSHPVTREHMRSVLQGFQRNMNMYLMTHPNNKKVKMLLMAVNHLVTS; translated from the exons ATGGAGTCAGCTGGATATGAGGAAAGTGTTGGATGCCGCCAGGCTATCCTGAGCAACAACCAAACCACCCAGACCAT TTCATTCGGTGCCAGTGAGGAGAGGTggagcagtgtggtggtggggtcTGAGGTGCAGGTGGAAGTGGGCGCCACAAACCACACCTCCGGTTCCTCGGCAATCACCACCCGCAACATCAGCAATTACTCCTGGGACCACCACTACCTGTCTGGCAGCCTGGTGGCCCAGCATTCCTCAGGCAACTATGTGGCCTATGCCATCAGGG CTCCCCAGAAGACCAGCGGCATGGTGcgcatcatcaacaacaagacCGGGGACCGTGGCCTCGTCAGGAACATCAGAGGGATGGTGCGAGACCTTGCCTTTGCCCACATTACCAACCGCATCATCCTGGCCTTTACTGACCAGTTTGGGACACTTTATGTATGTGAGGTCACAGACACTTCCAGTGGCACTTCACTCAA CACTGAGATCCTGGTGGAGGTGGCCAGCAACAGCAATGAGGCCAGTGACCACCACCGTGTGATCTGGTGCCCATACATCCCTGATGAACAGgctgggggagaggagggggatgagCCAGCTCACCTCTTAGTGCTGACTCATGGCCCTTGT GCTGAGATCTGGAACATCAGCGTGGTGCTGCGGGAGCACGGGGGGGGGCAGCTGCGGCGTGAGCAAGTCGCCTCAGGTTACCAGCTGATGGAGCAGCACTCGGCCCCAATCACTGATGCTGCCTTCAGTCCAGATGGCACAGCATTGGCCACTGCTGCTCTTGACGGCTATGTCAAGTTCTTCCAG GTGTACATGGCTGATGAAGAGAAATCACCGCGCTGCCTGCACCAGTGGAATCCTCATGATGGGAAGCCCCTCTCAGCACTGTTCTTCCTGGATGATCACAAGCATCACAGTCCTGA TGTACAGTTCTGGAAGTATGCTGTCACGGGCGCCTGCAACAATTCAGAGCTGCGCGTGTGGTCCTGTGAGTCATGGCAGTGCCACCAGACGCTGCGCTTTGTGCCGGCACTGCAGGACCCGCCACAGACGCCCCTGATATTCAAAGCCACCATGGATCCCTCAGCCAACTTCCTGCTGCTCTCGGACATTCACCGCAGG GTGAtgtatgtagtggtggtgtaccaggatgaaaacagtggtggaggagggggagggggaggagggggaaatagTATTAGTGGAGGTATTGGTGGAGGGAATTGCTGTGTAGGgaagagcagtggtggtggaggggtggggGGCAGTGCACAGCTGGTGTCGGTGTCGGAGCTGCCAGTGCAGTACCCAGCACTGTTCCTCTCCATCACGGATGCTGCCTGGAAGCCTTACAAGCTGTGGAAGCACGACCACATGCATGATGCTGCTCAAAATGCTCATG ATGAGGAGGACATGGAGAGCCTGGACATGGTGGATGGCGTGGTGCTGCGGTGTGTCCTCATCAACACTGTGTCCCTGCAGGAAGCTACCCTCAGATTCAAGCCAGACATCCCCCTCACTGGgcctcccacacaccaccatgACCTTAGTGTGTCCCGGGACTCTATAA ACGTGCGTGATGGCTTGACAGACTTAAGCCTGAGCACATCTGAGGTGGACACAAATGTaagtagggagagggaggacagggaggaagagcagccacctccccctccacctcctccagatgccctcacctcccctcagaGCTCCAGTCTCTCCTCTCAGCACAACACTCCGGCATCCACCCAG CCTCCCATGAACCTGCTCACACCAGACTCCTTCAGCTCTCCTAGACGGCCGGAGGATTCAGACCTTCCTGAGGAGGACAATGAGGAAGGCTCTGTGTCTAGCAAG GTCACACCCAACAAGTTTGATGTGCCGTACGCACCAGACTTTGAGAATGCCGCTCTGTCTCTGCTGCTGCGGTGTGGATCAGGAACCCTCATGCAGAGCAGCGACtcagagagcagcagcagcctcaAGATCCTTGGTTCTGTGGTGGCCGGCTCCTCCACTACCCCTCCAGCAACtgctctcccccctccctccactaCCCCTCATCCTGTCCCTCTGCAG GATCATGAAGTCCCCATTGCCACTGCTGAGGTAGTGGTGCCAAGTAGTGGGGGTGTGGGTCGCACAGGTGccagcaccacctcctccccatccctggAAGTACAACAGATCCTGCACTCCCAGAATG GGAAGAGTGAGGAGTTTGCAGATGAGGATGACGAGGACCCAAGAGCCAGGGATGAGGCTGGTATGgcagaagacgaagaggaaggagatgatgatgatgaagaggaggaggaggaggaggaagaaggagaagaggaggaagatgagcctGAAGCACACCggcaacctccctcctcccatagccatccaccaccaccaccaccaccagaccacCAAGCCTTGCCTcagcctctttcctcctccattgtcaAGCCCCCGACATCCTTGCCTCAGCCACCTGCATCAGTCATAGTCAAACCAAAACCTCCTACATCCCtcccacagccaccaacacagcccccatcctcccttccccaACCTCCACTGCCCTTACCAGAGCAGTCTCCTCCCTTACCCTCAAAGACACCAACATCCGGGCAGCAgtcctctccttcctcgctgccacggccaccaccatcatccttaCCACAGGTGCCTCCCTCATCCCTGCCACAGAGCCtgccctcatctctccctcagaCAGGCTCCTCGGTGCCACAACCTCTCAACACCCTGGCTCAGCTGActcagaagcaggcaggaatgCATAGTCATGAGGTGGATCTCCCCAAAGCCCCTACACAGCCACTGGATCT GTTTGCGTCAGTGCGTGGTCTCCCCACACAGCTGACGTGTGCCCAGCTAGAAGCGGAGATCAAAGCTGGAACTGTCAGCCCAGAAACTTCAACTTCCCCTGCTGCCATGACACACCAGAG CAACTCAGCGCAGATCAAGAATGAAAAAGGCTTCAATTCTGTAGGCCACCCATCAGGCTCCCCAGCTGCTGACCAACTCAATGGTCCTGTGACACCATC TGTGACGCCTGATGATGTGGCTCAACTTCGCACTCTAATGATGGGCTGTGTGAGCATTAGCCGAGAGCAGGGCCAGGTAGCTGTCTCCCAGGTGCGCTCCCTCGCCTCCAAGATGGATAAGACACTCCATCACCTGACGCAACTGACCAAGCA ACTGGATCTCTCTTTGGTCagggtggaggaagtgaagtcAGCTCAGTCACAGATTCAGATGGAGCTTCCCCGGGCACTGGCTGCTGCACTGCGGCCTGTGGTGGAGGGCACACTGAGGAATGAGCTGAGGACAGTGGTGCTTCCAG GTGTGGTGAAGAGCTTGGAGCCCCTCAGCTCTCATCTCACACAGGAGGTGCATTCACTCACCAAGAACAGTGAAGGGCAGGTTCTGGATAGCCTCACTAAAGTCATTCACTCAAGG TCTTTCATTGATGGCATCGTGGGCTCTGTGGGGACGGCTGTGGCATCGACTGTGCAGAGCTCCTGCCGTGATGCTTACAACAAGCTGCTACTGCCTGGCCTTAATGCTCTCACACAGCAGATCTTTGCACAAGTCAATGAAAACTTCAGCCGAGGCACTAGAGAGT ATCTACAGAACCTAGAGAATGAGGTGCAGGGCGGCCGGACAGCAGTACAGGAGAACATGGGGAAGGTGTCACAGTCCCTGACTTCAGCGTGCAGCACTCTTTCCTCCCACTCCAAGTCTCTACAAGACAATGTCAACAAGCTTGTGTCTCAGCAAAACAC GTTGTCTGACACCCTAACTGAGAGGATACGAGGGCTGGTACGAGAGGAAGTGACCCACATCCTGCAAGAACACCAGGCCAGCCTGGATGCCTGTAGCCGTGCCCACACTCCAGCCCCCACGCCTCACGCCCACAACCCAAAGGTGGctcagcagcaggtgcagggaCTTATCTCCCAGGGACAGTTCAACACTGCCTTCaagcag gCCCTCTCTGCCTCGGATCTGAGTCTTGTCATGTTTGTCTGTGAACGTGTCAACCCGCAGCAGGTATTCAACATGACGCCATGTCCTCTGAGTCAGGATGTGCTCCTCTCTCTTGTCAACCAACTCTCTTATGACCTCACTGTCTTCACTGACCTCAAACTCAA GTATCTGGAGGAGGCCATCATGAACCTGGACTCCTCCCACCCAGTGACACGGGAACACATGCGCTCTGTGTTGCAAGGCTTCCAGCGCAATATGAACATGTACCTCATGACTCACCCCAACAACAAAAAGGTCAAAATGCTGCTGATGGCTGTGAACCACTTGGTCACCTCATAG